A region of Mauremys mutica isolate MM-2020 ecotype Southern chromosome 2, ASM2049712v1, whole genome shotgun sequence DNA encodes the following proteins:
- the EBAG9 gene encoding receptor-binding cancer antigen expressed on SiSo cells isoform X2 encodes MAITQFRLFKICTCLAAVLSFIKRLICRSGRGRKLSGDQITLPTTVDYSSVPKQSEVEDWTSWDEEAPTSVKIEGGNGNVATQQNASDQLEPDYFKDMTPTIRKTQKIVIKKREPLNFGIPDGNAGFSSRLAATQDIPFIHQSPELGDLDTWQENTNAWEEEEDAAWQAEEVLRLQKIAEREKRAAEQQRKKMEKEAQRLMKKEQNKIGVKLS; translated from the exons ATGGCCATCACACAGTTCCGGCTCTTTAAAATTTGTACTTGCCTGGCAGCAGTGCTGTCCTTCATTAAGAGGCTAATATGCAG GTCTGGAAGAGGACGAAAGTTAAGTGGAGACCAAATAACTTTGCCAACTACAGTGGATTATTCATCTGTTCCTAAACAG TCTGAAGTAGAAGATTGGACTTCATGGGATGAAGAAGCACCAACCAGTGTGAAGATTGAAGGTGGTAATGGGAACGTGGCCACACAACAGAATGCTTCAGATCAACTGGAGCCCGATTATTTTAAGGACATGACACCAACTATAAGGAAAACACAGAAA ATTGTTATTAAAAAAAGAGAACCTTTAAATTTTGGGATCCCAGATGGAAATGCAGGATTTTCTAGTAGATTAGCAGCTACACAAGATATTCCTTTTATTCACCAGTCT CCTGAATTGGGAGACTTGGATACCTGGCAGGAAAATACTAATGCCTGGGAAGAAGAGGAAGATGCTGCCTGGCAGGCAGAAGAAGTTCTTAG GCTGCAGAAGATAGCAGAAAGGGAAAAGAGAGCAGCAGAACAACAAAGGAAGAAAATGGAGAAAGAGGCACAAAGGCTAATGAAGAAAGAACAGAACAAAATTGGTGTAAAACTATCCTAA
- the EBAG9 gene encoding receptor-binding cancer antigen expressed on SiSo cells isoform X1 gives MEDKASLYGSQAKSLAMAITQFRLFKICTCLAAVLSFIKRLICRSGRGRKLSGDQITLPTTVDYSSVPKQSEVEDWTSWDEEAPTSVKIEGGNGNVATQQNASDQLEPDYFKDMTPTIRKTQKIVIKKREPLNFGIPDGNAGFSSRLAATQDIPFIHQSPELGDLDTWQENTNAWEEEEDAAWQAEEVLRLQKIAEREKRAAEQQRKKMEKEAQRLMKKEQNKIGVKLS, from the exons gcaAAGTCTCTCGCAATGGCCATCACACAGTTCCGGCTCTTTAAAATTTGTACTTGCCTGGCAGCAGTGCTGTCCTTCATTAAGAGGCTAATATGCAG GTCTGGAAGAGGACGAAAGTTAAGTGGAGACCAAATAACTTTGCCAACTACAGTGGATTATTCATCTGTTCCTAAACAG TCTGAAGTAGAAGATTGGACTTCATGGGATGAAGAAGCACCAACCAGTGTGAAGATTGAAGGTGGTAATGGGAACGTGGCCACACAACAGAATGCTTCAGATCAACTGGAGCCCGATTATTTTAAGGACATGACACCAACTATAAGGAAAACACAGAAA ATTGTTATTAAAAAAAGAGAACCTTTAAATTTTGGGATCCCAGATGGAAATGCAGGATTTTCTAGTAGATTAGCAGCTACACAAGATATTCCTTTTATTCACCAGTCT CCTGAATTGGGAGACTTGGATACCTGGCAGGAAAATACTAATGCCTGGGAAGAAGAGGAAGATGCTGCCTGGCAGGCAGAAGAAGTTCTTAG GCTGCAGAAGATAGCAGAAAGGGAAAAGAGAGCAGCAGAACAACAAAGGAAGAAAATGGAGAAAGAGGCACAAAGGCTAATGAAGAAAGAACAGAACAAAATTGGTGTAAAACTATCCTAA